A stretch of DNA from Hordeum vulgare subsp. vulgare unplaced genomic scaffold, MorexV3_pseudomolecules_assembly, whole genome shotgun sequence:
TACTCGCTCAGAATGATTCTTCTCTATCTATAGTTCATGGCCTATTAGAAGTAGAAGGTGCTCTGGTGCAATCCTTACCGACAGAAAAAGATTGCAGTCAGGTTGATAATAGTCGAGTGACATTACTTCGTCGGTCCGAACTAAGGAATCTGTTATAAATGTTTTGAAATGGATATTGTTCTCTCTTTGATCAGGGATTGCTATATgaaaagaagtggagtttgaaaaAGGGAACGGAATGCTCAAACCGGAACTGCTAGAGGAACGAATTTTCAATAGCATAACTTGGGCTCCTAGAATATGGCGCCCTTGGGACAatctatttgattgcagggttttgtTCCGAAGCAAAGATATCCGCGGAGGCCGGTTCGTTCGTCCTATTCTGATATTCAGGACCAAGAGGTACTGGATTCTCTTTCGGAtaggccctgaaaggagaagaaaggctgAAATGCCAACGGACCTCTGTCTATTCTCTAATTCACCCGATCCGATAGTACCCGTTTTTGGAACGTCCAGTGCCAAAGTCACTGAATGGGTAAGTCACCAATCCAATCCCTTTGACAAATCGGATGTCATATTAGATATCATattctatatatatagaaatatcatagatagaatagacatatagaatttttggtcggcaaattcgaaggaatcattgagtgaaaaaggagcaaagaatGACAAAAGACGAGACTCTACTAGTCTTCACTCTTGTGGTTTCCTCTTCCTCGGTTTCTGTTTTCTTATTCGGGATCTTGCTTTTCATGGTTCTCATCTCTGCAACTCGCGATTTTCGCGAGAGAACCAAATCCAAGTTGGTGAAGATCATGATTTGGGCTGGCACGGTATTGGGATCGTTTGATCGATTTCCTTAATTTGATCGCTACTTAATGGGCGTGCGCTCAAAGGATACAAACAGGGATTCGCAAACAAAAAGGGGAATTCGTAGTCACTTTTTCCTGTCGCGTAAAAAAAAGTCTTTACGCGAGAGCAATAGAGGTTGGGATACATCTATCTCTTCTGAGCAACCTCTTTTGGATTCTTAAGACTACCCTTGCAGTAGGATAccatctgctttgggttctttATTATCTCCTTCGAGGGATTTTTAAGATCGTTCAGGCTATATTTAGTCTATTTTGGCTTTTACTGTCTACTTTTCTCAGGGAGATGGTTAAGGACCTCAGAAGATAGAGGAGAGCGCCAGGCCCAGATTTCCGGAATACTTCTACGGGGAATGCTCATTGAATGAGCATTCTCCATATTATGCCTTGAAGAGGACTCGAACCTCCACGCTCTTCAGCACGAGATTTTGAGTCTCGCGTGTCTACCATTTCACCATCAAGGCATCTTGAAAGTGAATTGTATTCCATGAATATGATATCTATCTAAtgtgatatatggaatatatgacaAAGGTGGAGTCTTGGAGTATTTCGATCGATCGGTCATATAGGCCTGAGTCAGACATCAAATAGCTTCGATTTGCATTATCCGTAGGACACCTTATATGTATCAAAATCGATATCACAATCAAAAAGATGAAAGATGTACAATCCAATTTCTCGATTCAATAgaagcccaaagaggtgcatatgGTACCCAAATAAGAATAGGATAGATATGTCAAAAGCAGGTCTGATTACACCTATTCCTAATCCTAAATAGAATGTAAGGACGTAGGGATTTCTATGTAAACAGAGTATCCTATTTCCATAGGCTCGAATGACCCCTTCTCATAATAAGAATGTGCACGGTCTGGTCCGGTATGGAATGAACTTATAATCTGATGATCGAGTCGATTCCATGATTATAAGTTCATAACCCTAGCGCCCATTCCCATTTTGGGCGGAACAGATCTACTAATTCTTTTATTCCAGTTAGTAAGAGGGATCTTGAACTAAGAAATAGACCTAGCAGCTAAAAGAGGGTATCCTGAGCAATTGCAAGAATGGGGTTCATTGATATTCCTGGTATAGTAGATGCTATCACACATACAGTCATACTCAATTCGATGGAATTGTTTGATCTTAAAGGGGATCTTCTATAATTTCGCACATAAGGGGTTATTTCTTGGTTTCGTCCAGTCATTAATAACTTGATTATTTTTAGATAATAGTAGATAGAAAGAACGCTCGTAAGGAGTCCTATTGAAACCAAGAAATATAGGCCTGCTTGCCATCCACACCAGAATAGATAGAGTTTTCCGAAGAAACCTGCTAGTGGAGGAAGGCCTCCTAGGGATAAGAGACATAGGGCTAAAGAGAGAGCCAAAAAAGGATCTTTCATGTATAATCCTGCATAATCTCGAATGTTATCAGTTCCGGTACGTAGACCAAATAATACAATGCAAGCAAAAGTTCCTAGATTCATGGAGATATAGAACAGCATATAAGTTATCATGCTTGCATATCCATCATTTGAGTCTCCAACAATTATTCCAATAATTACATATCCGATTTGCCCTATGGACGAATATGCAAGCATACGTTTCATGCTTGTTTGAGTAATAGCAAGGAGATTCCCcaaaatcatgctaagaatagctaggatttccagaagaagatgccattcgtttgatgagaaataaaaaggaatatcgagaattcgcgtggctgaagctgaagcagctactTTCGAAGTAACAGAAAGAAAAGCAACGACTGGAGTGGGGGAGTCAGAGTCGAAAAGAGGATTCCTCGCTTCTTTCTCTCATGCAAAACCGTGCATGAGACTTTCATCTCGCACGGCTCCTaagtgataaaagaaagaagaactcgtcttctctcttttttgattACCTTCCTCGCGTATGTATAAGACCGAATCCATTCTTTTTCGAAATCGATTTCGAAAAAGAACTACTAATCCTTAACTTTTCGAGGAATCCTTCATCAGTGGTTGTGAATGACTGACTTTTTCAATCCTTTCGACCTTGGTTCCGTAGGAGCAAGTCAGAAAGGTTGAGAAATAGAACCATCTGATTTGATTCGTTCCCAATAGCCATGAGATGATCATCTTAGGGTGATCCTTTTGTCAACGGATGCTCCTATTACACTCGTAGTCTCTGAAGGATGAGAACCCACTATGTAGCATCTACATCGATAATTCAAGCATTGTATACGTCATTAGTCCGATTCTTTGTAGGAACTACCCGTAATAACGAACTTGCAAAATGGATCTGTTTATCATAAAGAGATTCGTTGTTCCTGACCCTGCTTCACCTTAATTGTTATTTGAACAAAAAGATCACAATAAACTTTTGGTAAAAGTTCTATCTTGGTCGGAGTGGGGATAGCATTTCTCTTCTGCATGTCTATGGAGTTTTGCAAAACCCAAACACCTCAGAGATAGATATAGAGGTAGGAATTTGTCGAACGAACCACACTCCTTCGTAGACGTCAGGAGTCCATTGATGAAAAGGGGCTGGGGAAAGCTTGAACCCAAGTCCTACAGTGATGGATATAAGCGCAATTGAAATTCCTGGGGAGTTATACATTTGTGTATTGATAAGACCGTTCACAATTTCTTGAAGCTCGATCTCCCCCCCAGATGAACCATATAGCCAAGAGAAACCATGAACCAGAATAGAAGAGCTTGCCCCACCCATGAGTAAATATTTCATAGTAGCCTCATTAGACCGTAGATCTCTCTTGGTATATCCAGACAATAGGTAGGAACATAAACTGAAACATTCTGGAGCTACAAAGATAGTTATTAAATCGTTAGCACCACATAAAAACATTCCCCCTAGAGTAGCTGTTAATACGAATAACAGAAACTCTGTTATAGCCATTtctgtacattcaatgtactctacGGATAGAGGAATACATAAAGTTGAACATAATAAAATGAGAAATTGAAAGATTTCGTTGAAATTGTTCGTTTGGAAATTTCCCGAAAAGCTAATTATAGGTTCTTCTCTCCATCGGAACAATAGGGCCGTTATGCTTATTACTAAACTTGTTGAAGAGATGAAATAGAACCAAGGTCTATCTTTTTGATCAGAGGTTGAATCGATCATCAGAAGAAGAATTAGGCCAAAAATTAGGATACATTCTGGGAAAATGAAACTTCCATTGAAGAGAAGCAAATGAAACGCTTTCATAAAAATTCTCGTAGAATCGAGAATGAAGTTTTCATTCTGTACATGCCAGATCATGAATTAGTAACTGCATCCAATCTCCGAAAAGTCCCGATTGTTTCGATTTTTGAAATGGGATATTTACGGAATCCCCATGAATAGGATCAAACCTTATTCCATGCTATTTCCATaagattcttctttcttattcttaagcaagccctcgagagggcttagttgatcatgatttctgttttctctttcttttcctttttgtttgtttCGAGAAAGATATCGTCCGATTCTCCTTCTATTGATTCTTTTCCGATCGAGATGTACGGATCCATGTGTCTACATACATAGATTCTGTTCATGGATTAACGAAAATGTGCAAGAGCTCTATTTGCCTCTGCCATTCTATGAGTCGCTTCCTTTTTGCGTATGGCACCCCCACTCCCTTTGGCAGCATCTACTAATTCGGAACTTAATTTGAAAGCCATATTTCGACCCGGACGCTTTTGGGATGCTTCTAATAACCAACGAATGGCAAGTGCTCTTCCTTGTTTAGATCCTATTTCAATCGGAACTTTCCGCGTCGATCCTTTTTTATTACGTCTTGTTTTTACTCCTATATTGGGAGTTACTCTACGTATTGCTTGACGTAAAACCAATAGTGGATTTGTTTCTGTCTTTTGTTGAATCTTTTTCACGGCTCGATAGAGAATTTGATAagccaatgatttttttccgtctTTCATAATACGGTTAACCACCATGTTAACTAATCGATTACGAAAAATTGGATCGGATTTTGCAGTTCTTTTTTCTGCAGTACCTCGACGTGACATGAGCGTGAAAGAGGTTCAAGAATCCGTTTTCTTTTTATAAGGGCTAAAATCacttatttttttggctttttgaccccaTATTGTAGGGTGGATCTCGAAAGATAGGAAAGATCTCCCTCCAAGCCGTACATACGACTTTCATCGAATACGGCTTTCCACAGAATTCTATAGGGATCTATGAGATCGAGTATGGAATTCTGTTTACTCACTTTAAATTGAGTATCCGTTTCCCTCCTTTTCCCGCTAGGATCGGAAATCCTGTATTTTCCATATCCATACGATCGAGTCCTTAGGTTTCCGAAATAGTGTAATGGAAAAAGAAGTGCTTCGAATCATTGCTATTTGACTCGGACCTGTTCTGAAAAAGTCGAGGTATTTCGAATTGTTTGTTGACACGGACAAAGTAAGGGAAAACCTCTGAAAGAATTTCCATATTGACCTTGGACATATAAGAGTTCCGAATCGAATCTCTTTAGAAAGAGGATCTTTTGTCTCATGGTAGCCTGCTCCAGTCCCCTTACGAAACTTTCGTTATTGGGTTAGCCATACACTTCACATGTTTCTAGCGATTCACATGGCATCATCAAATGATACAAGTCTTGGATAAGAATCTACAACGCACTAGAACGCCCTTGTTGACGATTCTTTACTGCGACAGCATCTAGGGTTCCTCGAATAATGCGATATCTCACACCGGGTAAATCCTTAACCCTTCCTCCTCTTACTAATACTACAGAATGTTCTTGTAAATTATGGCCAATACCAGGTATATAAGCAGTGATTTCAAATCCAGAGGTTAATCGTACTCTGGCAACTTTACGTAAGGCAGAGTTGGGTTTTTTGGGGTTGATAGTGGAAAAGTCGACAGATAAGTCACCCTTACTGTCCCTTTACAGAACCGTACATGAGATTTTCACCTCATacggctcctcggtcaattctttcGAAGGGATCCTTTTCCTCGTTCGAGAGTCTCCGCCCTTCTTCCACTCCGTCCCGAAGACTAACTAAGACCAATTGAGTCACGTTTTCATGTTCTAATTGAACACTTTCCATTTATGATATGATTAAAGGAGAAGATTGTTCTTTTACCAAACATATGCGGATCAAATCACGTCTTATAATAAGAAGAAATCTTTCTCGGTATCAATCCCCTTGCCCCTCATTCTTTGAGAATCAGAAGGATCCTTTTCGAGTTTCCATTTCTTCATTTGGAATCTGGGCTCTTCTATCTTCGACTTATTTTTTTGGCTTTAttctttatttatttcatttcgaTTTTTCCCTCTTCCTCTATCCCTATCCTCTAGGTACAGCGTTTGCATCAATAGAGAACCTTTTCCTCTGTATGAATCTATATTATTCCATTCCAATTTCTTCCCGAAACTTCCCAAGAA
This window harbors:
- the LOC123420364 gene encoding NAD(P)H-quinone oxidoreductase subunit 2 A, chloroplastic; translated protein: MIWHVQNENFILDSTRIFMKAFHLLLFNGSFIFPECILIFGLILLLMIDSTSDQKDRPWFYFISSTSLVISITALLFRWREEPIISFSGNFQTNNFNEIFQFLILLCSTLCIPLSVEYIECTEMAITEFLLFVLTATLGGMFLCGANDLITIFVAPECFSLCSYLLSGYTKRDLRSNEATMKYLLMGGASSSILVHGFSWLYGSSGGEIELQEIVNGLINTQMYNSPGISIALISITVGLGFKLSPAPFHQWTPDVYEGSPTPVVAFLSVTSKVAASASATRILDIPFYFSSNEWHLLLEILAILSMILGNLLAITQTSMKRMLAYSSIGQIGYVIIGIIVGDSNDGYASMITYMLFYISMNLGTFACIVLFGLRTGTDNIRDYAGLYMKDPFLALSLALCLLSLGGLPPLAGFFGKLYLFWCGWQAGLYFLVSIGLLTSVLSIYYYLKIIKLLMTGRNQEITPYVRNYRRSPLRSNNSIELSMTVCVIASTIPGISMNPILAIAQDTLF